The following proteins come from a genomic window of Nautilia profundicola AmH:
- the rlmB gene encoding 23S rRNA (guanosine(2251)-2'-O)-methyltransferase RlmB, which translates to MIVYGKRVVEYIIQKHGNIVKELLIAKKLDKKELNKLKQFKINFIDNKTAQKISRNGNHQGYFAKIDFTPGEWEITGNKIVILDGVTDMGNIGAITRTAYALGVDLLIITGIKELKWPQVIRTSAGAALDMKILTYHNILDLINILKTKGYIIAGADMGGECKIEADKLALILGNEGEGLKKKVKEKLDKILSIEMKNGFDSLNVSVAAGILIDRITNECK; encoded by the coding sequence ATGATAGTATACGGAAAAAGAGTAGTAGAATATATAATTCAAAAACACGGGAATATTGTTAAAGAACTTCTTATAGCAAAAAAATTAGATAAAAAAGAATTAAATAAACTGAAGCAATTCAAAATAAATTTCATAGACAACAAAACAGCTCAAAAAATCAGCAGAAACGGGAATCATCAGGGATATTTTGCAAAAATTGATTTCACTCCGGGGGAATGGGAAATTACAGGTAATAAAATCGTTATATTAGACGGTGTTACGGATATGGGAAATATCGGAGCCATTACAAGAACCGCTTACGCTTTAGGCGTTGATTTACTAATTATCACTGGAATCAAAGAATTAAAATGGCCTCAGGTTATCAGAACCAGTGCGGGCGCCGCTCTTGATATGAAAATATTAACTTATCATAACATTTTAGATTTAATCAATATATTAAAAACAAAAGGTTATATAATAGCAGGTGCCGACATGGGAGGAGAATGCAAAATAGAAGCCGATAAACTTGCACTAATATTAGGGAATGAGGGTGAAGGTTTAAAGAAAAAAGTAAAAGAAAAACTTGATAAAATTTTAAGTATCGAAATGAAAAACGGTTTTGATTCTCTAAATGTATCAGTTGCAGCAGGAATACTAATTGATAGGATTACAAATGAATGCAAATGA
- a CDS encoding mechanosensitive ion channel family protein, translated as MRIIVVLLFFLSLFANETNTTILKQRFNEISDFLKKDEFFINYQSYLNYKKLQNKIYSLEKLAQRNPRRYKDKLERLKTELELLSKNRNIFTTLIKIKELPKPPEVNNPFQIFSALNYEKEVDNVVNENIKTYEYFKNTLKLLQELQEINKKLNIESPELKQAIQDFIMINNIYKTKLKTLEAESKIYKQKVKKEIQKEINKLISLIISIAISIFIFMIIKFAVRRYVKEESFYLTNKILNFINATVILIIISFFYINNATYLITIVGFASAGIAIAMKDWFMNIFGWFVIMTSGNFKVGDRIKIYLQNGQVRIVGDVIDITMTRIVVYEDVTLTTYLYNRRAGRIVFIPNNVIFTNPVFNYTHHGMSTVWDGIDITITFDSNYKKAVYLAKEIVSKYSKGYTDITKRRLQKLKSAYHIRNANVEPRIYTFIEENGIRISCWYLNNYTPLNLRSNISAEIIEAFNNEEDIKIAYPTYTIVKKEENEKLNETEIPV; from the coding sequence ATGAGAATAATAGTTGTTTTACTGTTTTTCTTATCATTATTCGCCAATGAAACAAATACGACTATTCTAAAACAAAGATTTAATGAAATATCGGATTTTTTAAAAAAAGACGAGTTTTTTATAAACTATCAGTCTTATCTTAATTACAAAAAGCTACAAAACAAAATTTACTCCCTTGAAAAACTCGCACAAAGAAATCCAAGAAGATACAAAGATAAACTTGAAAGACTTAAAACAGAACTTGAACTGTTAAGTAAAAACAGAAACATTTTCACAACCCTTATAAAAATAAAAGAACTTCCAAAACCGCCCGAAGTCAATAACCCTTTTCAAATTTTCAGTGCGTTAAACTATGAAAAAGAAGTGGACAATGTTGTAAACGAAAACATAAAAACCTACGAATATTTTAAAAACACATTAAAATTATTACAAGAACTTCAAGAAATAAACAAAAAATTAAACATTGAATCCCCCGAGCTAAAACAGGCAATCCAAGATTTCATAATGATTAATAACATTTATAAAACAAAACTAAAAACACTCGAAGCCGAATCTAAAATTTATAAACAAAAAGTAAAAAAAGAAATTCAAAAAGAAATAAACAAACTTATTTCACTAATCATTTCTATCGCTATTAGTATTTTTATTTTTATGATTATAAAATTTGCCGTAAGACGATATGTTAAAGAAGAATCGTTTTATTTGACAAATAAAATATTAAACTTCATAAATGCAACGGTAATACTTATAATTATTTCGTTTTTTTATATTAATAATGCTACTTATTTAATTACAATCGTTGGGTTTGCGTCCGCCGGTATCGCAATTGCAATGAAAGACTGGTTTATGAATATTTTCGGATGGTTTGTAATAATGACCAGCGGTAACTTCAAAGTCGGAGACAGAATAAAAATATATCTTCAAAACGGCCAGGTTAGAATTGTAGGAGATGTAATAGATATAACTATGACAAGAATCGTTGTTTATGAAGACGTTACACTTACTACATACTTATACAATAGAAGAGCCGGAAGAATCGTATTTATCCCAAACAACGTAATTTTTACAAACCCTGTGTTTAATTATACCCACCATGGAATGTCAACGGTATGGGATGGAATTGATATAACAATAACTTTCGACTCTAATTATAAAAAAGCCGTTTATTTAGCTAAAGAAATTGTAAGCAAATATTCTAAAGGTTACACCGATATAACTAAAAGAAGGCTTCAAAAACTAAAATCGGCGTATCATATAAGAAATGCCAATGTCGAACCGAGAATTTATACGTTTATTGAAGAAAACGGTATTAGAATCAGTTGTTGGTATTTAAATAACTATACACCGCTTAATTTAAGAAGTAATATTTCAGCTGAAATTATCGAAGCTTTTAATAACGAAGAAGATATCAAAATAGCGTATCCGACATATACAATCGTAAAGAAAGAGGAAAATGAAAAACTTAATGAAACTGAAATACCTGTATGA
- a CDS encoding COG3400 family protein has translation MNKILIFAGCQEATLLIQKISDNFLNLGEFHIIYEEDEIKNGFNEKENLYFYKINFYAYELYKNILHRDLNKIIIFVKNKKEAEFILKNSLDKKVPILFVKFWLDFDIPQQNNIEIIDIPELLTNKVIDFLPGVPLFARDIGLGIGEILEVEVPPHSPFVYSHPNKLQNDEARVAAIYRNNELRLINENTMILPNDKLLLIGQPEALKDLFNKIKKNIGAFPQPYGQNIYLLLDMKNMEQKEISALLKSALYLHRKLKNKKLIIKIINPSINNQIYKLYKFENIEISSDYYETSYSECLKKDAKIFNIGLIVTNNDFFFKYSHLYYDLKLPIFKKGEESIKKCKGIKVLIQENEIKPIASVIFDLSFQLNKPLTFIDGDPENKHTELIEYLTNFAKLFNFKDVHIEKTKDNPIFELNKEDNQCVITPFTKKPVPKIWQIINPKMEYSYLFLNKFNQFLIPVK, from the coding sequence TTGAATAAAATTTTAATATTTGCAGGATGCCAAGAAGCGACTCTTTTAATTCAAAAAATATCTGATAATTTTTTAAATTTAGGCGAATTTCATATTATTTATGAAGAAGACGAAATTAAAAACGGTTTTAATGAAAAAGAAAATTTATATTTTTATAAAATAAATTTTTATGCATATGAATTATATAAAAACATTCTCCACAGAGATTTGAATAAAATTATAATTTTTGTGAAAAACAAAAAAGAAGCGGAGTTTATACTAAAAAATTCACTTGATAAAAAAGTGCCTATTCTGTTTGTGAAATTTTGGCTTGATTTTGACATACCTCAGCAAAACAACATAGAAATCATTGATATTCCGGAACTTTTAACCAATAAAGTAATAGATTTCTTACCCGGTGTTCCTCTATTTGCGAGGGATATAGGACTTGGAATCGGAGAAATACTTGAAGTTGAAGTACCTCCTCACTCGCCTTTCGTATATTCACACCCGAATAAACTGCAAAACGACGAAGCAAGAGTAGCAGCAATATACAGAAACAATGAGCTCAGACTTATTAATGAAAACACAATGATACTTCCAAACGACAAATTACTTTTAATAGGTCAGCCGGAAGCTTTAAAAGATTTGTTTAACAAAATTAAAAAAAACATTGGTGCGTTTCCTCAACCGTACGGGCAAAACATTTATCTTCTGCTTGATATGAAAAACATGGAACAAAAAGAAATTTCCGCCCTTTTGAAATCAGCCCTATATTTACATAGAAAGCTTAAAAATAAAAAACTTATAATTAAAATAATCAACCCTTCAATAAACAATCAAATATATAAATTATACAAATTCGAAAACATTGAAATATCAAGCGATTATTATGAAACTTCTTATAGTGAATGTTTAAAAAAAGATGCTAAAATATTCAATATCGGCCTTATTGTTACAAACAACGACTTCTTCTTTAAATATTCTCATTTGTATTATGATTTGAAACTTCCTATTTTTAAAAAAGGTGAAGAATCAATCAAAAAATGTAAAGGCATTAAAGTATTAATCCAAGAAAATGAGATAAAACCAATAGCTTCGGTAATATTTGACCTATCATTTCAGTTAAACAAACCTTTAACGTTTATTGACGGAGATCCTGAAAACAAACATACGGAATTAATAGAATATTTAACAAATTTCGCTAAACTTTTTAACTTCAAAGATGTGCATATTGAAAAAACGAAAGACAATCCGATTTTTGAACTGAATAAAGAAGACAACCAGTGTGTAATCACACCGTTTACCAAAAAGCCGGTACCGAAAATCTGGCAGATTATTAATCCGAAAATGGAATATTCATATCTGTTTTTAAATAAATTCAATCAATTTTTAATACCTGTTAAATAA
- a CDS encoding LL-diaminopimelate aminotransferase: MNHFERIERLPNYIFAVINELKLQARRAGEDIIDFSMGNPDGPTPKPIVDKLIEAAQKPKNHRYSVSKGIYKLREAICNWYARRYNVSLNPETEAVVTMGSKEGYVHLTQAITNVGDVAIVPDPTYPIHSYAFMLAGASVRKVELKYNEKYELKEDEFFEQLKLAMIEAVPKPKFLVLNFPHNPTTVTVTKEFYQRAVDFAKEEGLYIISDIAYADITFDGYKTPSIFEAKGAKEVAVESFTLSKSYNMAGWRVGFIVGNPVLVGALQKYKSWIDYGMFTPIQVAATVALRDYQHLVKDIVETYRQRRDVLIESFANAGWEIEKPTASMFVWARIPECARHLGSLEFSKRLLTEAHIAVSPGIGFGAYGDEYVRIALIENEKRIRQAAKNIKGFLKELKESNG, translated from the coding sequence ATGAACCATTTTGAAAGAATAGAAAGATTACCTAATTATATTTTCGCTGTAATTAACGAGCTAAAATTACAGGCAAGACGTGCAGGAGAAGACATCATAGACTTTTCAATGGGTAATCCTGACGGCCCTACTCCTAAACCTATCGTAGACAAATTGATAGAAGCGGCACAAAAACCGAAAAATCATCGATACTCCGTAAGCAAAGGGATATATAAATTAAGAGAGGCAATCTGCAACTGGTATGCAAGACGATATAATGTTTCTCTAAATCCGGAAACTGAAGCCGTAGTAACAATGGGAAGCAAAGAAGGATACGTTCATTTAACACAGGCAATTACGAACGTTGGTGATGTAGCGATTGTTCCGGATCCAACATATCCAATCCATTCATATGCATTTATGCTTGCGGGTGCAAGTGTAAGAAAAGTGGAGCTTAAATACAACGAAAAGTACGAACTTAAAGAAGACGAATTTTTCGAGCAGCTTAAACTTGCTATGATTGAAGCAGTGCCAAAACCTAAATTTTTGGTATTAAACTTCCCTCACAATCCCACAACCGTAACAGTTACAAAAGAGTTCTATCAGCGTGCCGTCGATTTCGCAAAAGAAGAAGGACTATACATAATCAGCGATATCGCATATGCTGATATTACGTTTGACGGATATAAAACTCCAAGTATTTTTGAAGCAAAAGGCGCTAAAGAAGTGGCGGTTGAGAGCTTTACACTTTCAAAAAGCTACAATATGGCGGGATGGAGAGTCGGATTTATCGTAGGAAATCCGGTGCTTGTAGGTGCCCTTCAAAAATATAAATCATGGATCGATTACGGAATGTTTACTCCTATTCAGGTAGCGGCTACCGTTGCGCTAAGGGATTATCAGCATTTGGTAAAAGACATAGTAGAAACTTACAGACAAAGGCGTGACGTATTAATTGAAAGTTTTGCAAATGCTGGGTGGGAGATTGAAAAACCGACCGCAAGTATGTTTGTATGGGCAAGAATACCTGAATGCGCAAGACATCTCGGAAGCCTTGAATTTTCAAAAAGACTTTTAACAGAAGCACATATTGCGGTAAGCCCCGGAATCGGTTTTGGAGCATACGGCGACGAATACGTAAGAATAGCACTTATCGAAAACGAAAAAAGAATTCGTCAGGCGGCTAAAAACATCAAGGGATTTTTAAAAGAATTAAAGGAAAGCAATGGTTAA
- the metE gene encoding 5-methyltetrahydropteroyltriglutamate--homocysteine S-methyltransferase — protein MATYVIGFPRIGEQRELKKALESYWAGKSTQQELQKTASELRKRHWTYQKNAGIDLISVNDFSFYDNMIDAMTMLNAIPERYKDIDNCMDRYFAIARGDANHKAMEMTKWFNTNYHYIVPELDVNMDFKASIDKIKIELAEAKELGINAKVNFVGPITFVKLSKIVNGSEDEIIEKLIPVYEDLIAQIKALGVNTIQLDEPYFVTNPTKKDLETLKKVYDKLGGLADIFVATYFEHSNEANEVLATTPIKGMFLDFVAGSENSIKALADAGKIVGIGIVNGRNVWVNDIEKSVEFLKGIAETYDADKIMVGSSCSLLHVPYTLKYETKMDEDIKSWISYALEKLDEIRVIEKLFRGEELNEYEKEVLEGNKIAIATRKTSDKIHDPVVKDRVSNLTDKDKHRSVPFEERIKLQHENLKYPILPTTTIGSFPQTPELRKLRRDYKNGVISEEEYKTQIKAMIKDLVEYQEAIDIDVLVHGEFERNDMVEYFGEQLKGVAFSQNGWVQSYGSRCVKPPLIFGDVSRPKDMTVEWTVYAQSLTDRPMKGMLTGPVTMLNWSFVRDDQSKRTTAYQMAIAIRDEVEALEAAGIKVIQVDEAALREGYPLRNEKRAEYEDWAITSFRITTSSVKPETQIHTHMCYSEFSDIMDAIEDMDADVISIENARSDNSLLKIFKERGYKGEIGPGVYDIHSPRIPSTEEMVEQIEAILEVLPAEKVWVNPDCGLKTRKWEEVKPSLENMVKAAKEVRAKLK, from the coding sequence ATGGCTACTTACGTTATCGGGTTCCCAAGAATCGGTGAACAAAGAGAACTTAAAAAAGCGCTTGAAAGCTACTGGGCTGGTAAATCTACTCAGCAGGAACTTCAAAAAACCGCATCAGAACTAAGAAAAAGACACTGGACTTATCAGAAAAACGCTGGAATTGATCTAATCAGTGTAAACGACTTCAGTTTTTATGACAACATGATCGATGCCATGACTATGCTTAACGCTATTCCTGAGAGATACAAAGATATCGACAACTGCATGGACAGATATTTCGCAATCGCAAGAGGTGACGCAAACCACAAAGCGATGGAAATGACAAAATGGTTCAACACAAACTACCACTACATCGTTCCTGAACTTGACGTTAATATGGATTTCAAAGCAAGTATTGACAAAATCAAAATCGAACTTGCTGAAGCGAAAGAACTTGGAATCAATGCAAAAGTTAACTTCGTAGGACCTATTACATTCGTTAAACTTTCAAAAATCGTAAACGGAAGCGAAGATGAAATTATCGAAAAACTGATCCCTGTATATGAAGATTTAATCGCTCAAATCAAAGCGTTAGGTGTAAATACTATTCAGTTAGACGAACCTTATTTCGTAACTAACCCTACAAAAAAAGATCTTGAAACACTTAAAAAAGTTTACGATAAACTCGGCGGACTTGCAGATATTTTCGTAGCTACATACTTTGAACATTCAAACGAAGCAAACGAAGTACTTGCGACTACTCCTATTAAAGGTATGTTTTTAGATTTCGTAGCGGGAAGCGAAAACAGTATTAAAGCTCTTGCGGATGCGGGTAAAATCGTAGGTATCGGTATCGTTAACGGTAGAAACGTATGGGTTAACGACATCGAAAAATCAGTAGAATTCCTAAAAGGTATCGCTGAAACATACGACGCTGACAAAATCATGGTAGGAAGCAGCTGTTCATTATTACACGTACCGTACACTCTTAAATACGAAACAAAAATGGATGAGGACATCAAATCTTGGATTTCATACGCTCTTGAAAAACTTGATGAAATCAGAGTAATCGAAAAACTTTTCAGAGGTGAAGAACTTAACGAATACGAAAAAGAAGTTCTTGAAGGTAATAAAATCGCAATCGCTACAAGAAAAACAAGCGACAAAATCCACGATCCTGTAGTTAAAGATAGAGTTTCTAACCTTACTGACAAAGACAAACACAGAAGCGTTCCGTTTGAAGAGAGAATCAAACTACAGCACGAAAACCTAAAATACCCTATCCTTCCTACAACAACAATCGGTTCGTTCCCACAGACACCTGAACTAAGAAAACTTAGAAGAGACTATAAAAACGGTGTAATTAGTGAAGAAGAATATAAAACTCAAATCAAAGCAATGATTAAAGACCTTGTTGAATATCAAGAAGCAATCGACATCGACGTACTTGTACACGGTGAGTTCGAAAGAAACGACATGGTTGAATACTTCGGTGAGCAGCTTAAAGGTGTTGCGTTTTCACAAAACGGATGGGTTCAAAGTTACGGTAGTAGATGTGTTAAACCACCTCTAATTTTCGGAGACGTAAGCAGACCTAAAGATATGACTGTTGAATGGACTGTATACGCTCAAAGCCTAACAGACAGACCTATGAAAGGAATGCTAACAGGTCCTGTTACAATGCTTAACTGGTCATTTGTTAGAGATGATCAAAGCAAAAGAACAACTGCTTATCAAATGGCTATCGCAATCAGAGACGAAGTTGAAGCTCTTGAAGCTGCAGGAATTAAAGTTATCCAGGTTGACGAAGCGGCACTTAGAGAAGGTTATCCGCTTAGAAACGAAAAAAGAGCTGAATATGAAGACTGGGCTATTACGAGCTTCAGAATTACAACAAGCAGCGTAAAACCTGAAACTCAGATCCACACTCATATGTGTTATTCTGAATTCAGCGACATTATGGACGCTATTGAAGATATGGACGCTGACGTTATCTCAATTGAAAACGCAAGAAGCGACAACAGCCTACTTAAAATCTTTAAAGAAAGAGGATACAAAGGTGAAATCGGACCTGGTGTTTACGATATCCACAGCCCGAGAATCCCAAGCACTGAAGAGATGGTAGAACAGATCGAAGCTATCCTTGAAGTATTACCTGCAGAGAAAGTATGGGTTAACCCTGACTGCGGTCTTAAAACAAGAAAATGGGAAGAAGTTAAACCAAGCCTTGAAAACATGGTAAAAGCTGCAAAAGAAGTAAGAGCTAAACTTAAATAA
- a CDS encoding uracil-DNA glycosylase, with the protein MKNLMKLKYLYDLKTAGVEYFEGFHSDESKINMPKELDELEKICLNCTLCDLSKTRTHVVFGEGNPNADLMFIGEGPGAEEDKTGRPFVGRAGKLLTKIILNVLELTREDVYIANIVKCRPPNNRVPTIEEAETCKPYLLKQIDIINPKILVCLGKTAFMYLMNTDMPISKVRGQIFEFKEKKVIPTFHPSFLLRNPSAKKEAYKDFLLIKSML; encoded by the coding sequence ATGAAAAACTTAATGAAACTGAAATACCTGTATGATTTAAAAACCGCGGGTGTAGAGTATTTTGAAGGCTTTCATTCGGATGAAAGTAAAATAAATATGCCAAAAGAACTTGACGAGCTTGAAAAAATATGTCTTAATTGTACACTGTGTGATTTGAGTAAAACACGTACTCATGTTGTTTTTGGTGAAGGAAATCCAAATGCGGATCTTATGTTTATAGGCGAAGGACCGGGTGCGGAAGAAGACAAAACAGGAAGACCGTTTGTAGGTAGAGCCGGCAAACTTTTAACAAAAATAATACTTAACGTATTGGAATTGACACGAGAAGACGTATATATAGCAAATATAGTAAAATGCCGCCCGCCAAACAACAGAGTACCGACAATTGAAGAAGCCGAAACTTGTAAACCGTATTTGTTAAAACAAATTGATATAATAAATCCGAAAATCCTTGTTTGCCTTGGTAAAACGGCTTTTATGTATTTAATGAATACCGATATGCCGATTAGTAAAGTAAGAGGACAAATATTTGAATTCAAGGAGAAAAAAGTGATTCCTACATTTCATCCGAGTTTTTTACTTAGAAATCCTTCGGCTAAAAAAGAAGCTTATAAAGATTTCCTATTAATAAAGAGTATGCTATGA
- the metK gene encoding methionine adenosyltransferase, with translation MREYLFSSESVTEGHPDKMADQISDAILDYIIERDKNAKVACETLLSNGFCVIAGELKTITYAPMQEIAREVVREIGYTDARYGFDYRTAGVLNGIGEQSPDIRQGVERGEEIGAGDQGMMFGYACTETPELMPLPIMLAHKLTKRLSVARKEAIIPWLRPDGKAQVSVKYVDGKPVSVEKVVVSTQHEPDINYSEIKEAVIEEVIKKVIPANMLSKNVEYFINPTGKFVIGGPQGDAGLTGRKIIVDTYGGAAPHGGGAFSGKDPTKVDRSGAYAARHVAKNLVAAGAADKITVQIAYAIGVVEPVSIYVDSHGTAKVDERKIEDAVRKIFNLTPKGIIDSLDLLKPIYKNTAAYGHFGREEFSWEKLNKVEEIKDFLGLK, from the coding sequence ATGAGAGAATATCTTTTTTCAAGTGAATCGGTAACAGAAGGTCACCCTGATAAAATGGCGGACCAAATCAGCGATGCAATACTCGATTATATTATAGAAAGAGACAAAAACGCAAAAGTAGCATGTGAGACGCTTCTTAGCAACGGGTTTTGTGTAATAGCGGGAGAGCTAAAAACTATAACTTATGCTCCAATGCAGGAAATAGCAAGGGAAGTTGTAAGAGAAATCGGATATACAGACGCAAGATACGGATTTGATTACAGAACTGCGGGAGTTTTAAACGGAATCGGAGAACAGAGCCCGGATATCAGACAGGGAGTTGAAAGAGGAGAAGAAATCGGTGCGGGTGACCAGGGAATGATGTTCGGTTACGCATGTACGGAAACACCTGAACTTATGCCGCTTCCAATTATGCTTGCTCATAAACTGACTAAAAGATTATCGGTTGCAAGAAAAGAAGCAATTATCCCTTGGCTAAGACCTGACGGTAAAGCACAGGTAAGCGTAAAATACGTAGACGGTAAACCTGTAAGCGTTGAAAAAGTAGTAGTTTCAACACAGCACGAACCTGATATCAACTATTCGGAAATCAAAGAAGCGGTTATCGAAGAAGTTATCAAAAAAGTAATTCCGGCAAATATGCTAAGTAAAAACGTTGAGTACTTTATCAACCCTACTGGAAAATTCGTTATCGGCGGACCTCAGGGAGATGCGGGTCTTACAGGTAGAAAAATTATCGTTGATACATACGGAGGAGCGGCACCTCACGGCGGAGGAGCTTTCAGTGGAAAAGATCCTACAAAAGTCGACAGAAGCGGCGCTTATGCGGCAAGACACGTAGCTAAAAACCTTGTAGCTGCAGGTGCGGCTGATAAAATCACCGTACAAATCGCATACGCAATCGGTGTTGTTGAGCCTGTAAGTATTTATGTGGATTCTCACGGAACTGCAAAAGTAGATGAAAGAAAAATCGAAGATGCGGTAAGAAAGATATTCAACCTTACACCTAAAGGTATTATCGATTCACTTGATCTTTTAAAACCGATTTACAAAAACACAGCGGCTTACGGACATTTCGGTAGAGAAGAATTTTCTTGGGAAAAACTGAATAAAGTGGAAGAAATCAAAGATTTTTTAGGACTTAAATAG
- the aroB gene encoding 3-dehydroquinate synthase translates to MKVNITTPTKSYDILIDKLPEITINKKVAIITNPTVAGYHLNYLLNKLKAKELKIITLPDGEEYKTMEYITYALDRMFDAKYDRNSLVIAFGGGVIGDMSGFAASIFLRGIDFIQIPTTLLSMVDSSVGGKTGINNKYGKNLIGAFYQPEAVYIDTHFLSTLPKREFAAGMAEVIKMAVMFDEEYFENLEKEALSIEEIIKRSVELKAWVVNQDEKEKGIRSVLNYGHTFGHVIENLTNYKTYLHGEAVAIGMVMANELSKELGYLSEEEAERIKKLLEKEGLPTSYKIKDVEEFYEHFFADKKTLDNKIKFIIPESIGKYKIVENIDKPTIIKVLKKFAK, encoded by the coding sequence ATGAAAGTAAACATAACAACACCGACCAAATCATATGATATATTAATAGACAAACTCCCTGAAATAACAATAAATAAAAAAGTGGCAATAATTACAAATCCTACGGTTGCGGGATATCATCTAAACTATTTACTCAACAAGTTAAAAGCAAAAGAGCTCAAAATCATAACCCTTCCGGATGGAGAAGAATATAAAACCATGGAATACATAACATACGCACTCGATAGAATGTTTGACGCAAAATACGACAGAAACAGCCTCGTAATTGCATTCGGAGGCGGTGTTATAGGAGATATGAGCGGATTTGCGGCATCTATATTTTTAAGAGGTATAGATTTCATACAGATACCTACCACCCTGCTTTCGATGGTTGACAGTTCTGTAGGCGGGAAAACCGGAATCAACAACAAATACGGTAAAAATTTAATCGGTGCATTTTACCAGCCTGAAGCAGTATATATCGACACACACTTTTTATCCACCCTGCCAAAAAGGGAATTTGCCGCGGGAATGGCGGAAGTTATTAAAATGGCGGTAATGTTTGATGAGGAGTATTTCGAAAATCTTGAAAAAGAAGCCCTTTCAATCGAAGAGATTATAAAAAGATCTGTTGAGCTTAAAGCATGGGTTGTAAACCAAGACGAAAAAGAAAAAGGAATCAGAAGCGTATTGAACTACGGACACACATTCGGACACGTAATAGAAAATCTTACAAACTACAAAACATACCTACACGGTGAAGCTGTCGCAATAGGTATGGTTATGGCAAACGAACTATCGAAAGAATTAGGTTATTTAAGCGAAGAAGAAGCCGAAAGAATTAAAAAACTGCTTGAAAAAGAAGGTTTGCCGACATCATATAAAATCAAAGACGTGGAAGAATTTTACGAACATTTCTTTGCGGACAAAAAAACACTTGATAATAAAATAAAATTCATTATCCCAGAAAGCATCGGAAAATATAAAATCGTTGAAAACATAGACAAACCTACTATTATTAAAGTTTTGAAAAAGTTTGCTAAATGA